Below is a genomic region from Ferribacterium limneticum.
AGCAGCATGCCGAGTTGCACGACCATCATCAGATGCCGGATATTCGAACGGTCAATGATGATACCTGCCAAAGGCGAAACGACCAGTTGGGGTATTTGCGCCAGGAAAGCGACCGTTCCGAGCAGCATTGCCGAACCGCTCAGCCGATAAACCAGCCACCCAAGTGCGACCTGCTGTATCCAGTTGCCGAGGATAGAAACTGCCTGGCCAGCAAAGTAGAGGCGATAGCTGGGCTGGCGCATGGCCCGCCAGGCATGAGCCCGGTGTTTCATGGATGAAAACCGGATGGCTTCAACCATCCGGCGTTAGGGCAAGAGCATGGCATCGGTGGCTATGCGCCTGGAGTTACTCGGAGCCCAGTTGCAGGTTGTTCGGCTGCCGCTTCTCTATTGACCATTTGAGCAGAGAAGCCGAGCGGAAGATGCCATGGGCAAACTTGCCGTAAGGCAGCGTAAGGAACAGCGCCATCACAACCCCGAGATGCACGGCCAGCAACAAGCCCATGACCGCTGTGTCGCGCAGGCCAAGGAGCAGGAGTCCGGTCAGGCTGGTCAGGAAAAGGAGTGCGATGAAACCGCGATCCATCGGTTTTTGTTCGACGTCACCATGCCAGGGATGGCGCTTGAGATTCAACCAAAGCAGGCCGGCCGGGCCGATGAGCAGACCTATCCCGCCGGCGATGCCGAGGAGTACCGGCAGGCTGCTCACTGCGTAGGGCGCGTGCAGGTCGAGCAGGTAGTGGTAGAGCGTCGCTACGCTGGTTGCAGCGAAACACAGCATGAATCCGTAGAAAGTGAAGTGATGGAAGCGGCGACGCAGTAGGGTAAAAGCATCGTCGGCGTTATTGCAGCCCATGCCGTGACCGCCGTCCAGATACTTCAGTTGCAACACGTTGCCAGCCGCCTCGGCGCCAGCCTCGCCGCTGATCTCGCCGGGCGATATTTCACCCCAGAAGCGGCGTACACCGAGGGTCAAGGCAAGCACCGCGAACGCGAAGACGGCACCGAACATCAGGGCCAGCGTGTTGTGCGGAAAGATGGCGTAGAAGTTGCCAGCCAGCGGCGCATGCAGGATGCCACCGGTGACCTGCAAGGTCAGTACCAGGAACAGCGCCAGGCCAGCGGCCAGGGCCAGCGCCATCGTCGTCCCGTTGTTCTTGTAGAGGCCGCCGAATGCCTGCGGCCAAGCATAGGTGGCATAGGTTTCACCGCGCACCTTGGCCATTGCCTGCGGCACATTCACCGCAAACTCATGTGGCGGCGCGTACTGGCAGGCATGCAGGCAGGAGCCGCAGTTATGGCAGAGATTGGCCAGGTAATGGATGTCGGCCTTGCCAAATTCCAGCCGCCGGGTCATCGCCGGAAAAACGGCGCAGAAACCTTCGCAGTAGCGGCAGGCGTTGCAGATTGTCATGATGCGGCCAACTTCAGCCTCCTTGTCGCTCAGGCGAACCTCGCCAATGGCTAATTCGCCGGCCTCGTTGACCAGTTTTTTAAGCGCCTGCATGTTGTGCTCCTTGCTTCAATGCTGCCTGGGCAGCCTGCGCACCTGCGATGCGCCCGAATACGGTGCCAATGGTCATGCCGACCCCGGCGGTATAACCCTTGCCGAGGACGTTGCCAGCCATCATTTCGCCGGCAACGAATAGGTTGCGGCTGGGTTGGCCGGCGAAATGCACGGCGGCATGCTCATCGACCTTCAAGCCGAGGTAGGTAAAGGTGATGCCCGGTTTCAGCGGGTAGGCGTAGAACGGCGCCGTGTCGAGCGGCAGTGCCCAGTGGGTCTTGGCCGGGGTGACGCCTTCGGTATGGCAGTCGTCGAGCGCCGTGTGGTCGAAGGTGCCGACCCGGCAACCGGCGTTGTAGTCGCCCACCGTGCGGACAAAGGCTTCTGCGTCGAGGCCGAGCTGGCCGGCCAGCTCTTCCAGCGTATTGGCCCTGGCTCCGGGAAAAACCGGCGGCATGAACCGCCCGACCGCCTTGGCGTCGATGACCGAATAACCGACCTGTCCTGGTTGCTGGGCGACGAGGCGGCCCCAGATGGCGTAACGCTTCGGCCAGAAGTCCTCGCCTTCGTCGTAGAAACGCTGAGCGAACTTGTTCACCACGATACCGAGCGAGACGCAGTCGATGCGGGTGCAGATGCCGCCATCGTAGAGCGGAGCGCGAGCATCGATAGCAACGCAGTGCGACTGCGAAGGATCGCCAATGAAGTCGGCGCCAGCGCCCTGCATGGCTTTGAGCAGTACGCCCTGATTGAAACGGGTGCCGCGGATGGCGAAATTGTCGGCAGGCCATTCGCCGTCGTCATTCTGGCCCCAGGCTTCGCGCAGCCATTCGCGGTTGGACTCAAAGCCGCCGGCCGCCATTACGCAAGCCTTGGCGGTGATCCGTTGGCTGCCGACCCAGGCTGCCTGGAACAGGCCATCAACGACTTCCATACGGTCAACCGGAGATTCATAGCGAATTTCAACACCCAGCGCTTCGGCACTGCGATAGTAGGCGTTGACCAGGGCTTTGCCGCCGCCCATGAAAAAGGCATTGGTCCGCGACAGTTGTAGCGTGCCCGACAACGAGGGCTGGAAATGTACGCCGTGCCGGCGC
It encodes:
- the tcuB gene encoding tricarballylate utilization 4Fe-4S protein TcuB; translation: MQALKKLVNEAGELAIGEVRLSDKEAEVGRIMTICNACRYCEGFCAVFPAMTRRLEFGKADIHYLANLCHNCGSCLHACQYAPPHEFAVNVPQAMAKVRGETYATYAWPQAFGGLYKNNGTTMALALAAGLALFLVLTLQVTGGILHAPLAGNFYAIFPHNTLALMFGAVFAFAVLALTLGVRRFWGEISPGEISGEAGAEAAGNVLQLKYLDGGHGMGCNNADDAFTLLRRRFHHFTFYGFMLCFAATSVATLYHYLLDLHAPYAVSSLPVLLGIAGGIGLLIGPAGLLWLNLKRHPWHGDVEQKPMDRGFIALLFLTSLTGLLLLGLRDTAVMGLLLAVHLGVVMALFLTLPYGKFAHGIFRSASLLKWSIEKRQPNNLQLGSE
- the tcuA gene encoding FAD-dependent tricarballylate dehydrogenase TcuA, coding for MSDNNSNAVDVLVIGGGNAALCAALMAREAGASVLLLEAAPSDRRGGNSSHTRNLRCMHDAPQDVLTEAYPEEEFWQDLLKVTGGNTNEQLARLAIRESSKCRSWMRRHGVHFQPSLSGTLQLSRTNAFFMGGGKALVNAYYRSAEALGVEIRYESPVDRMEVVDGLFQAAWVGSQRITAKACVMAAGGFESNREWLREAWGQNDDGEWPADNFAIRGTRFNQGVLLKAMQGAGADFIGDPSQSHCVAIDARAPLYDGGICTRIDCVSLGIVVNKFAQRFYDEGEDFWPKRYAIWGRLVAQQPGQVGYSVIDAKAVGRFMPPVFPGARANTLEELAGQLGLDAEAFVRTVGDYNAGCRVGTFDHTALDDCHTEGVTPAKTHWALPLDTAPFYAYPLKPGITFTYLGLKVDEHAAVHFAGQPSRNLFVAGEMMAGNVLGKGYTAGVGMTIGTVFGRIAGAQAAQAALKQGAQHAGA